Proteins encoded within one genomic window of Fuerstiella sp.:
- a CDS encoding secondary thiamine-phosphate synthase enzyme YjbQ has translation MRTGLLHVFICHTSASLTLNENADPDVLTDMTMACNRLVPETWPWSHTCEGADDMPAHVKSSLTDSSISVPVRDGRILTGTWQGIYLCEHRNHGGSRRLILTLHGESVDG, from the coding sequence ATGCGGACAGGACTTTTGCATGTTTTCATATGTCATACGTCTGCGTCGCTGACGCTCAATGAGAATGCAGACCCGGATGTGCTGACGGACATGACGATGGCCTGTAACCGGCTGGTACCTGAAACCTGGCCGTGGAGTCATACCTGTGAGGGGGCGGACGACATGCCTGCTCATGTTAAGTCATCATTGACAGATTCTTCGATCAGTGTTCCTGTCAGGGATGGTCGGATTCTTACCGGAACGTGGCAGGGAATTTATCTGTGTGAGCATCGGAATCACGGTGGAAGTCGTCGTTTGATTCTCACCTTACACGGGGAGTCGGTTGATGGTTGA
- a CDS encoding TrkH family potassium uptake protein — protein MNWRLVARLLGLLSLLIASCMVLSLPWSWPELGQTAVFEFRALKGMLLAIGVSTLFGVGLIACGRNSSGSVLRKEALAVVGLGWLLCGFLGSLPYLLTPTYRLPGVPMSLADAMFESISGFSTTGASVLTQLEVPPGVADCELAAKNRNIAYVPRSVLFWRSLTHWLGGMGIIVLFVAILGQLGVGGKALMRREVPGPIADTLRPRVRETAMIMWTIYLALSGLLVLILLCQGMSLFESFCHTFGTLATGGFSTRNGSVGAFGSNTIEFTLTIFMLAAGINFNLYYVFLKQPPGPDRTGPLQRLMLITRDPEFRVYLSIIVVSAMGVSLVLLNSGTYDTLATASRHAWFNVVAVITTTGFGTQDFAAWPWFGQAWLLVLMFVGACSGSTGGGIKVIRCIVLFKVLLLETERAFRPNLIRPVRLSGQRVDDSVGKDVLIYICLITAIFAGSWMALVGLESFSPRSLEQWNHSDRGAGSILTDCAGAVTATLNNIGPGLGVCGPHGNYTHFSDPGKILLTLLMLLGRLELFAVMVLFVPGFWRLH, from the coding sequence ATGAATTGGCGACTTGTTGCACGACTACTCGGACTGCTGTCCCTGTTGATCGCATCGTGCATGGTACTCAGCCTCCCCTGGTCCTGGCCGGAACTGGGGCAGACTGCCGTATTTGAATTTCGGGCGTTGAAAGGAATGCTGCTGGCGATTGGAGTCAGTACGTTATTTGGGGTCGGACTCATCGCCTGTGGCCGAAACTCTTCAGGAAGCGTTTTACGGAAAGAAGCACTGGCTGTTGTAGGACTTGGTTGGCTGCTTTGCGGATTCCTGGGAAGTCTGCCCTATTTGCTGACTCCGACTTATCGTTTGCCCGGTGTCCCGATGTCGCTGGCAGATGCAATGTTCGAATCGATTTCGGGATTTTCAACAACGGGCGCTTCTGTTCTGACTCAGCTTGAGGTTCCGCCTGGAGTGGCTGATTGCGAACTGGCAGCGAAGAACCGAAACATTGCTTATGTACCGCGCAGCGTGCTCTTTTGGAGATCATTGACGCACTGGCTGGGGGGTATGGGAATTATTGTGTTGTTTGTGGCGATTCTTGGGCAGTTGGGAGTCGGCGGGAAGGCACTGATGCGCCGCGAGGTTCCCGGTCCGATCGCGGATACATTGCGACCTCGCGTGCGCGAAACGGCAATGATTATGTGGACGATTTATCTGGCATTGTCAGGCCTTCTGGTTCTGATTTTACTTTGTCAGGGAATGAGCTTGTTCGAGTCCTTCTGTCATACATTCGGGACACTGGCGACCGGCGGCTTCAGTACGCGTAACGGAAGTGTGGGGGCGTTTGGCAGTAACACGATCGAGTTCACACTGACGATTTTCATGCTGGCTGCCGGTATTAACTTCAATTTGTACTACGTATTTCTGAAGCAACCGCCCGGACCGGACCGGACCGGGCCTCTGCAACGGTTGATGTTAATTACACGTGATCCGGAATTTCGGGTTTATTTAAGTATTATTGTTGTTTCAGCAATGGGGGTATCGCTTGTTCTTTTGAATTCCGGCACCTACGACACACTGGCAACGGCATCACGCCATGCCTGGTTCAATGTTGTTGCAGTGATCACCACAACAGGATTCGGTACGCAGGATTTTGCCGCCTGGCCGTGGTTTGGTCAGGCGTGGCTGTTGGTTCTCATGTTTGTGGGCGCCTGTTCCGGATCAACCGGCGGCGGAATTAAAGTTATTCGCTGCATTGTCCTTTTCAAGGTTCTGCTGCTCGAAACAGAACGCGCGTTCCGCCCGAACCTGATTCGGCCGGTACGTCTTTCCGGACAACGGGTGGACGACTCGGTTGGCAAAGATGTACTGATCTACATTTGCCTGATTACTGCAATCTTTGCGGGGAGCTGGATGGCACTGGTTGGCCTTGAATCATTCTCACCACGATCTCTGGAGCAATGGAACCACTCCGACCGGGGGGCGGGTTCTATTCTTACGGATTGTGCAGGCGCTGTGACTGCGACACTGAACAATATTGGTCCGGGACTCGGGGTCTGTGGTCCTCACGGTAATTACACACATTTTTCGGATCCAGGGAAGATCTTGCTGACTTTACTGATGCTTTTGGGACGTCTCGAACTGTTCGCTGTCATGGTACTGTTCGTCCCCGGATTCTGGAGACTGCATTGA
- the kdsA gene encoding 3-deoxy-8-phosphooctulonate synthase, which produces MVDRADSEEQCLQNPVAIGGHRTGSDQPLLFIAGPCVIESEDLLKRIADHLAEIEQKQACRFVFKASFDKANRTSVNSYRGPGLHEGLRMLEQISRMSGLPVTTDIHEASQAEPCSEICSILQIPAFLARQTDLLVAAANAAVCRNICVNIKKPQFVAPEDTAHAVRKCEAQGLKKVLLTERGTTFGYGRLVNDFRSIPIMQNLGVPVVFDATHSVQLPGGETTGGQSAMVFPLARAAVAAGADAVFFETHPNPEEAMSDGPNLVRLDQAATLVRQLSAIREVTLNLSSQDPSRTVTSPPESGDQLNVS; this is translated from the coding sequence ATGGTTGATCGAGCTGATTCGGAAGAGCAATGTCTGCAGAATCCGGTTGCAATAGGGGGGCATCGTACGGGATCGGATCAGCCACTGTTATTTATTGCGGGGCCGTGCGTGATCGAATCCGAGGATCTGTTGAAACGGATTGCAGACCATCTGGCGGAGATAGAACAGAAACAGGCGTGCCGTTTTGTCTTCAAGGCCAGTTTTGACAAAGCAAACCGCACGAGTGTGAACAGTTATCGTGGTCCAGGGCTTCACGAAGGGCTACGCATGCTGGAACAGATTTCCCGGATGTCAGGTCTCCCGGTTACGACAGACATTCATGAAGCATCGCAGGCGGAACCGTGCAGTGAAATCTGTTCAATCCTGCAAATTCCCGCATTTCTGGCCAGGCAGACAGACCTGCTGGTGGCCGCAGCAAATGCGGCCGTATGCCGGAACATTTGTGTGAATATCAAGAAACCACAGTTTGTTGCCCCCGAAGACACCGCTCATGCCGTACGTAAATGTGAGGCTCAGGGTCTGAAGAAGGTCTTACTGACAGAACGGGGAACAACGTTCGGATATGGTCGCCTGGTCAACGATTTTCGCAGTATACCGATTATGCAGAATTTGGGCGTACCGGTGGTGTTTGACGCGACGCACAGCGTCCAGCTTCCCGGAGGCGAAACGACAGGCGGGCAGTCCGCCATGGTGTTTCCACTGGCAAGAGCTGCTGTGGCAGCAGGGGCCGACGCCGTGTTCTTTGAAACCCATCCCAATCCGGAAGAAGCAATGAGCGACGGACCGAATCTGGTCCGGCTTGATCAGGCAGCGACACTGGTCAGACAATTGTCTGCGATCCGTGAAGTTACCTTAAATCTGTCCAGTCAGGACCCAAGCCGGACGGTTACATCCCCGCCGGAATCGGGGGATCAGTTGAATGTTTCATGA
- a CDS encoding SGNH/GDSL hydrolase family protein, whose amino-acid sequence MTCSRCPNTGRHVVLLGASNLVLHWSVLMRLVFSRWNGFIHVNTAHGMGRSYVAPSYFGWRKVPGILDSGLWPALTQDRPPVAALVTDLGNDLVYGHSASVVTQAAAEAVARLRDVNPDCRIVVTRPPLESVQALSVLRYRFIRSALFPACRQSLSQIVDATRELDEEIQRLSDVTLAVQPSHWFGMDPIHIRRRFRKSAYSTFLESWPGATKTGSGTESVPEKRPKTALRWVLNRKLLCEQPSVVSGRGSVSAW is encoded by the coding sequence TTGACCTGCTCTCGATGTCCGAATACCGGCAGGCATGTTGTGCTGCTGGGGGCCAGCAACCTTGTTCTCCACTGGTCTGTACTGATGAGGCTCGTTTTCAGTCGATGGAATGGATTTATTCACGTCAATACAGCGCATGGGATGGGACGGTCCTATGTTGCGCCCAGTTACTTTGGCTGGCGCAAGGTACCCGGGATTCTGGATAGTGGGTTGTGGCCAGCACTGACTCAAGACCGGCCGCCGGTCGCTGCTTTGGTCACAGATCTTGGCAACGATCTCGTTTACGGTCATTCAGCATCAGTGGTGACACAGGCGGCCGCAGAAGCCGTCGCACGACTACGGGACGTGAATCCAGACTGTCGAATCGTTGTCACTCGTCCTCCGCTTGAGTCAGTACAGGCACTCTCCGTACTGAGATATCGTTTTATTCGGTCGGCCCTGTTTCCTGCGTGCCGGCAGTCACTGTCACAAATCGTGGATGCAACACGGGAACTGGACGAAGAGATTCAGCGACTGTCTGATGTGACGCTGGCTGTACAGCCGTCACACTGGTTTGGAATGGACCCCATCCATATTCGTCGACGATTTCGCAAATCTGCGTACTCAACGTTTCTTGAATCATGGCCCGGTGCAACCAAAACCGGCTCAGGCACTGAATCGGTGCCTGAGAAACGACCCAAAACAGCGCTGCGCTGGGTTCTCAACAGGAAACTGCTGTGCGAACAACCTTCGGTTGTGTCGGGTCGTGGATCTGTTTCAGCGTGGTAG
- a CDS encoding sigma-54 dependent transcriptional regulator — MQSFNLTVICSAMPGFIRCISAALAGKIRQFECYSIPEAGQMVHMHDSDFIVVDLRRSGRKQCDRIWALLQNAQQCRCIAVVHAEELSTSDVPIELSNRVQIVEQQSVDTDLTSVSLAVAAAMDTTLEFVDEMNTNPARKDPVFSDVTALAQYSHSNTDDRTPSGIQTPATPESDAPIAVRYRTETPELYQMLDRLQVAAQHDVTILLIGETGCGKTHLARLIHEASLRESEPLVTVACGALPGELIESELFGHVRGAFTSAHADKDGKFLAVGRGTVLLDEIDVLPPEQQVKLLRVIETGQFEAVGSNRTLHMEARIIAASNLELQPLVEQGRFRPDLYYRLNTLTFRIPPLRRRLPDIEPLTKYFVDSHARRHGIDSLQISRDFLRSLLNYPWPGNVREMENAIRSAVIYNKNGELIAASLPPHIVAGTAGPANDPSVAECFSETAEATLENRIELTEKDIIEQALLENSFNRTRTARELGISRVTLYNKMKKYGMMQAR, encoded by the coding sequence ATGCAGTCGTTCAATTTGACCGTCATTTGCAGCGCTATGCCTGGATTCATTCGATGCATCAGCGCTGCTCTCGCGGGAAAAATTCGACAGTTTGAATGCTACTCTATTCCGGAAGCAGGGCAGATGGTGCATATGCATGATTCGGATTTTATTGTGGTTGACCTGCGCCGTTCCGGTCGTAAGCAATGCGACCGAATCTGGGCGTTATTACAGAACGCTCAGCAGTGTCGATGCATTGCTGTCGTACATGCTGAAGAACTGTCAACTTCTGACGTGCCCATTGAACTTTCAAATCGTGTTCAGATTGTTGAACAACAGTCGGTCGACACCGACCTGACCTCCGTTTCACTGGCAGTGGCAGCCGCAATGGATACCACACTAGAGTTCGTGGACGAAATGAACACAAATCCTGCCCGGAAGGACCCCGTTTTCAGCGACGTCACGGCTCTGGCCCAGTACAGTCACAGCAATACGGATGACAGGACACCGTCAGGAATTCAGACACCGGCGACACCTGAATCAGACGCACCGATTGCAGTTCGGTACCGGACGGAAACACCTGAACTGTACCAGATGCTGGACCGACTCCAGGTTGCCGCTCAGCACGATGTTACGATTTTACTGATCGGGGAAACCGGTTGTGGAAAGACTCATCTTGCGCGACTGATTCATGAGGCATCGTTACGCGAATCCGAACCACTGGTGACCGTTGCCTGCGGGGCGCTGCCAGGCGAATTGATTGAAAGTGAACTGTTTGGTCACGTCAGAGGTGCATTCACCAGCGCACACGCAGACAAGGACGGAAAATTTCTGGCAGTAGGACGTGGTACCGTTCTTTTGGACGAAATTGACGTATTACCTCCTGAACAACAGGTCAAGCTGCTGCGTGTGATTGAAACAGGACAATTTGAAGCTGTGGGGTCTAATCGAACACTCCATATGGAAGCTCGCATCATCGCCGCCAGCAATCTCGAACTTCAGCCACTTGTCGAACAGGGAAGGTTCCGTCCCGACTTGTACTATCGGTTGAACACACTGACGTTTCGTATTCCGCCACTACGCAGGAGACTTCCCGATATCGAACCGCTGACTAAGTATTTTGTCGACTCTCATGCCCGGCGACACGGTATTGATTCTCTGCAGATCAGCCGCGATTTTCTGCGTTCTTTGCTGAACTATCCGTGGCCAGGAAATGTTCGAGAAATGGAAAACGCGATACGAAGTGCTGTGATTTATAATAAAAACGGTGAATTGATCGCAGCCTCACTGCCTCCTCACATTGTCGCCGGCACTGCGGGGCCGGCCAACGATCCCTCGGTCGCCGAATGCTTTAGCGAAACAGCAGAAGCAACGCTTGAGAATCGGATTGAGTTGACTGAGAAAGATATTATTGAACAGGCACTGCTGGAAAACAGTTTCAACAGGACGCGTACCGCACGTGAACTGGGAATCAGTCGTGTTACTCTCTATAACAAAATGAAAAAATACGGAATGATGCAGGCCAGATAA